One part of the Entelurus aequoreus isolate RoL-2023_Sb linkage group LG05, RoL_Eaeq_v1.1, whole genome shotgun sequence genome encodes these proteins:
- the LOC133650039 gene encoding protein lifeguard 1-like yields MSQDKSGYPVMGETHPIHSNVYGPPQPGFGIPPPNYSQGPGGPYPPAAGYGQPGFPQAGFGPPGPYPQMPYPQMPYPQGPYPQGPYQGPGQPGFPGDPSAPGGSPGYHGDVPPTYYDNEDFTNSGFEDKSIRQAFIRKVFLVLTVQLMVTFSFVAIFTFVDEAKVFVRRNPWTYYISYVVFLVALIVLSCCGDFRRKHPWNLVALSILTLSLSYMVGMIASFYDTDTVIMAVGITAVVCFTVVLFSLQSKYDFTSCQGVLFVCLIVLLLFGILCMFIRHRILHIVYASLGALLFTCFLAVDTQLLLGNKKLSLSPEEYVFAALNLYTDIINIFLYILAIVGRSRD; encoded by the exons ATGTCCCAGGACAAGAGTGGCTACCCTGTCATGGGGGAGACACATCCCATCCACAGCAACGTGTACGGACCCCCACAGCCGGGCTTCGGCATTCCCCCGCCCAACTACAGCCAGGGCCCCGGAGGACCGTACCCGCCGGCAGCTGGCTACGGGCAGCCGGGGTTCCCCCAGGCGGGCTTTGGCCCCCCCGGCCCCTATCCTCAGATGCCTTACCCCCAGATGCCCTACCCGCAGGGGCCCTACCCGCAGGGGCCCTACCAAGGACCCGGGCAGCCAGGCTTTCCCGGAGACCCCTCTG CACCTGGGGGCAGCCCTGGTTACCACGGCGACGTGCCTCCAACCTACTACGACAACGAGGACTTCACCAACTCCGGCTTCGAGGACAAGAGCATCCGACAGGCCTTCATCCGCAAA GTGTTCCTGGTTCTGACCGTGCAGCTGATGGTCACCTTCTCCTTCGTGGCCATCTTCACCTTCGTGGACGAGGCCAAGGTCTTTGTGCGCAGGAACCCCTGGACCTACTACATCTCCTACGTGGTCTTCCTGGTGGCGCTCATCGTGCTCAGCTGCTGCGGGGACTTCCGCCGCAAGCACCCCTGGAACCTGGTGGCACTG TCCATCCTGACCCTGAGCCTGTCCTACATGGTGGGCATGATCGCCAGCTTCTACGACACGGACACCGTCATCATGGCCGTGGGCATCACCGCCGTGGTCTGCTTCACCGTGGTCCTCTTCTCGCTACAG AGCAAATATGACTTCACTTCCTGTCAAGGCGTGCTGTTTGTGTGCCTGATCGTGCTCCTGCTCTTCGGCATCCTGTGCATGTTCATCCGCCACAGGATCCTGCACATCGTCTACGCCTCCCTGGGGGCGCTCCTGTTCACCTGC TTCCTGGCCGTGGACACTCAGCTGCTGCTGGGCAACAAGAAGTTGTCCCTCAGCCCCGAGGAGTACGTCTTTGCTGCCCTCAACCTCTACACGGACATCATCAACATCTTCCTCTACATCCTGGCCATCGTGGGCCGCTCCCGCGACTGA